The genomic stretch aaagacactgcatggatggtactgggtgaggccgccacgaacgtgaattcgcaccaccatcgtcccacatcggtactgggtgaggccgctgcaaacgtgaatttgcgccgccatcttcccacaccggaagcggggtgGGCTTCCAGTAGGGGGCAGCCTTCCCACTGGTCCTAATAAaagcaacaaatatcaaatcccaatgcccctgtgcagtgacggggacaatgCACTGTGGgtgatgccgtccttcggatgagacgttaaaccgaggtcctgacccactgtggtcattaaagatctcatggcacttatcgcaaagagtagggggtttcccggtgtcctggcaaaattcccaacctggctctctccatctggccacctaatcatcccccccatgtaattggctcaatgattcctccctctccacctcaagctgatgtgtggtgagcgttctggcgcaaaatggctgccgcgcctcacccaggtgggtgctacacattggttgtggttgaagtgagttacccccttctatgtgaagcgctctgggtgtctagagaagcgctatataaatttaatgattattatcattatttatcaGTTATACAATGCAGCGATTTTCAGTAAATCATGCTGCACTCATAACGTTTTTATTCAAAATGGAACAGTTGCGTTCGAGTTCCACGCACGGGCACTGttagcaggggcggatctacagggtggcaaggggtggcagctgccacctctgggacacagtcttgccacccctgttgccaccccatttataaatcagataatatgtttttaaagtatattttatgtacatgcatggtgaaggtcaatgagacccgcaccaaactcatctcaaacagaagtcgccgatttagaatcccccctccccctcacaggcgcggatctacagggtggcaaaggggtggcagctgccacctctgggacacagtcttgccaccccaggaaaaaatctctagatccaccactgactGTTAGCGATCACACTAGATGCGTGCCGtgcccgagtccaactgaaccgtgCCCGAGTCCAGCCGAACCGTGCCCGAACCCACCTGTTCAACCATTCCCGAGCACAGTACGGAGCGACCAGTTAGTTAAACGAACTTCGCTCACACGGGCTCAGACGTGCTCGGGCACGGCACGGATTGCCTAGTGTgagtacaatttacaatttcatttagcagagtaCACCCTAACAGTCACCGTGAGAAATGCATCTGGTCTCATtcctggtgtaaactactaataagacacattagcccctagctaacggatctgccccttaagtcgagcggttggtgatgtcgccttgtggtgcagtacacctcgtatcgaatcccgcaccgggcaagaaaataaccggttacagtggtAATGTCAAAACTTtcttgacattaaaaaaaaagacccagattCTGATTCAGAAACTAAAACTCCACATAGGTTTAGTTTCAGACTCAGAAAGCAGTATTTTCAGTTGTTTGGAGGACCGGTGTCTAACCTGGTCCTTGGTGCTGAACTGCATGCCATTGAGGCAGGCAGACCACTGATGCGTCATTCCCCTTCCTCCGGTCAGAGCGTCGCCGGCCCGCCCGCTGTACAGCTCGTACTGGAGTCGGTACCCATCCTGAAACAAGGCGCGACAGCAACCAGTTTGTACGGCAGTCACATTTAAACTTTTGTGGGCCACAAATACCTTCAGTGAACTAGACTCATGACGTCGTCATCATAATAGTCCACCTAAAGGATGTCGTCATCTCAGGTCCCAAATTACTTCCGGTTCCGTTTTTTTTCATCTGTGGTGAAAATGAATAGGATTTCCGGTTACTGTTTCCCAATCAATTCGCCCTTTAGATGTGTGAAGACGAAACATAGAAATAATATAGGATGAATTCCTTATGCATGCTATCGAATTAAGCATCGCAGAGCTGCCTTTTCTCTCGCTACTCACAACCGGAAGCAGTTTGTTTTCCGTCACTACTCACGACCGGAAGCAGTTTGTTTTCCGTCACTACTCACGACCGGAAGCAGTTTGTTTTCCGTCACTACTCACGACAGGAAGCAGTTTGTTTTGAGTGCGAGTGACCGACGCTCAGTAATATCCAATCACCGCACATTTATGAACCAATTAAATCTCACTGGATTGATTTAGAGTTAAGATTATACTGTGTTTTTTATTGCAAGTTTAGTTTTGAGGTTCAATAGTTATGTTAACGGTTaaagtaagggttaggttaaggttgttGTCGTGGTTCTAAATTATGTGTAGTGATCCCTACTTCGCCATCctgggcaaaaaaataaaaaaataaaaaatatcgcAGAGCAGGTCACGGAAATGGTAAGCTAATTATAGCTAGAAGTTTTTTTATATTTTCTCATTACTTCTTCAAAATTGTTTGACATCCACCTAAACAAATACAGAAATTCATATTAAACCCATATTTCTTcctctttctgtttattcccctcatcacattttctatttctatagcttataaatccatatttatttatttatttatttaacatgatgatgctggtcgcgtggcctgGGTCCTGTACTATTCCGGTAGCATccgaacactgcttggcatcctgcgcatcatattcttcatacattttattattccattataattctgtttatcctctttcaatgttgtattgtgtaaattatatacacacaacatccattgcacgttgtccgtcttgggagagagatccctcctctgttgctctccctggggtttcttcctactttttctccctgttaaaggttttttttcgggagttgtcccttatgtgatgagagggtctaaggacaggttgttgtgttgctgttaagcccactgaggcaaatttgtaatttgtgatattgggctacacaaataaaactgacttgacttgactttattcCCTGCTTCTCATgcgttgccacagcggattttacagtttccatcggtaccctgagaGCGCACAGCACCAACGccgctgttgttaacccgggcctcgaccgatcccctATGGAGCCTCgcctgatccggtatggtcttgtcaatccgtataaggatttggcaaagttttacgtcggatgcctttcctgacacaaacactaaccctatggacgggagcgcaaagcactggatgccaccccagtatttatggacttgcacccatgcctgtctccAAATATTAACCACATTTCTTAAACACATTTGTCAGTGTTGGACATAATTTGAGGCGAGAATTTTATATCCCTATTCATTTTCCCACTCGACCGGCCAGGTAATTGAACTGGAATTCCTTATTTGTGTGGAACATTTACATCACGCTTTGGTTTTTCTATAAGAACAGAGGTGAGTCAGACCTCCTCATCGGAGATCCTAAAATTCTCATAGAAGGCATGGCTCCTCTCTCCCTTCCAGTCCATTAGCTCGATCTTCACCAGGTTCTTACCTTTGGACAACAGAGACAAAACGTAAGAGAAGAGTTCACCTCTTCTGATGGGTTGTACTGTTTAGTGGCCAGACCTTGGAAAAATAGTAGTTAGCCTGGACCTAATTCCAGTTCTGAGTACACGTGTAGCCCTCTAATAGGCTTCACCATTGGTTTACCCcaaaactttgatccatgccctcatcacatccagaattgacttctgcaacagcattctttacggctcatcatccaaagtcctaaacaaactcaagTACATctagaactctgctgctcgcctactcacccactcccgctcccgtgaccacataaccccctgtcctccagaacctccaccggCTTCCGgtcccacaatggatccaattcaaagtccttctcctcactcacaaagccctccataaccaggccccctcctacctcaatgACCTGCACCACCACCGTACTCCTTCCCACAGCCTTCactcctccgatgccaacctcctgtctccaccacacaggaccaagcactggacccGGGGTGACcgggccttctccatagctgccctctCCCTCTGAAACTCTTCCCAAACATATCAGGGACTGCactgatctgtccacgttcaaatcattaatcaaaactcaccttctCAGAATagtttttaatgtgtgattaatattgtttgttttatgtttttggtgtgttgctgttATGTTTAACTtgtgtaaagtgtctttgagtgCTCTGAAAAGCGCTCtatgaataaaatgtattatgATTGCTATTTGTTATAATTAGCTTCTAGTGAATAAGGAGTGGAGGCCAGGGGAAGAGCGAGCAACGTGCTCTGCCTGCCCCTTATTCACCTCACctggggaggaaggggagacgtCCCCTCCAGCCCAGGTAGAACGCCTCTCATGGCTGTCACCAGCATCTGAAATAGCTTGTGCATCAGAGTTTGTAGTGCTCAGGACTGCTATTTTTTGGAGGATATAATGGGTGGGATGATGCCTTCTACTATACCCAGAAATAGGAACGTTTTGGACAACAGAATGAATGGGGCTGACACGCCCCTCGCGTGCCTGgttgcaatgggggggggggtagcttgagTGGCTGGTGGTCCTGTCGCAGGACCTCTCTCCGGAGAGACAGCGACAGCGAGATCTCGGCTGCTGAcgtggctgctgctgctgtcgaAGAGAGGGCTGCTGGGGGTGAAGACGAGATCCCAGCTGCTCCAATGCCTTCGGAGCGATCTCCAACCGGTCAGTGAATACCTGGATGTCCGAGCCAAAGAAGGACTCTTAAGAGAGGGGCGCGTTGAGCAGAAGGTGCCGCTCATGCTCCTTCAAGGAGGACAGGCCCAGCAAAAGGTGCCTGTAGCCAACTTGCGCAGCCACTATTGATGGCGAAGGCCTGGGACACACGGAGGACGGCAGTGGCTGTCATCTGGCACCAGTGTAGCAGCAGTCAAAAAAGTTGGCCGTCACTCGGTTCCGCTCACTGGGGAGTGACGGACAACTGCCTGGCCAGAGGGAGGCCGAGGGGAGGAGGCAGACCCTGACTGCATCCTCTATCAGCAGTACTCCCTTGTCCCACTCCCAGCCCTCCATGGAGCAGTAGGGACCATAGGCCACAGCCGGGGGTTTACCATTGAGCAGAGAGGCCCACTCATGCTGCGCGTAGTGGATCAGAGGTGCCATCTTGGGACACACAACACGTGTTCAAGGCCTACCATGTGGCTGAGCATGGAGGCTGGCGGTAAAGTTGTCCAGGGGAGCAGAGGAGGGCAGAACCGGTGGAAGCAGTGTTCCCATCTTTTCGGCAGAACAGGCGAACAGGATGGGCAGATCGTCGGGTGTATACCGATGTGCCACCGGTGGCTCCTCATTGAGGAAGAGGGtagccagacccccccccccatagtaaCGACAGTCGCCCTCCTAATCATACTCGTCCCAGGGTTTGGAGCAGGCCGTCACCCCTTTGTACACATGCACCTGGCCGGCATGGAAGAGAACGGACTCCGCAAACTTCTGCCGGTTCTTGCACTCCTCTCGGGGGGAGAGCAAGGCAGGCAGGGCAGGTCTCAAACTCCTCCTGGTCTTGCCAACTGAGGCAGGCAAAGCAAGACTGGTGGGCATCCAGGAGTGACAACTGAGCAGCACAAGTGAAGCAGGTCTTGGCAAAAGTAGTAGACATCTTGAAGCTGCGACACCAGAGGGTGACAGGATACTCGTAGGAAGATCCGTCATTCAGGTGGCTGAGTGAAAAAGGGAGACAGCGAGCAGCGGAGACACGGAGGTTTTATAGGGACCGGGCACTGTGTGGCTCCTACCCCCTAATTGGGCAGTGAGTGCAAAGATCTTTCTCAGGTGCTGAGGTGGAGCCTTGATGGGGTAAACCAATAGCGAAGCGTGTTAGAAGGCGGAGCACGGACGACATGGAATAGCATTTACAGATTAAAGTAATAGTTCACTTTAGTATATAATTTACTTTTTATTTGCTCGGAGCCAAATGGGATGGCTTAACTACATATATGATGCATTGGAAAGTCAAATTacgcgttttgttttttttttctttccatttatTTACCTAATACCATCTGGTGAAAACTAATGTCAGGAATCACTTCCAAATGCTGTTTGATTTGTGTTGGATTGAAGGGGAACTTACCTTCTGAGAGTAGAGTATGAATGTGCTCGTTTCCGAGCCAGAACTCATCATTCCACAGCTTGAAATCACCAAAGCCATCTTTGTAATCCACCCAGTCTCtgcaatgagatgagatgagatgagatgagattagatgagatgagatgagatgagatacacCAGAGAGAATGTCCATTCAGCTGGAAGGGAAAACATGTTATTCCATGACAACTTCCAGAGTCCACTGTGTGGCTTTGAGCAAAGGCCTTGGAACCTCTATACCAGTTTTACAGAATAAAAGGACTGAGTAGGAGCAGTCATACCTGTTGAAGTCCACCCTCCCATGCCGCCGTCTCTGAAACACAGTCCAACCTCCCCCATCCTCCATGTCGCAGTAGACCAAAAATGGCTCCTGGTCCAGTTTGGGTCTGATTCGATAGAAACCGCTCGGAGGTCTCAGTCTGTCATACAGCTCAGAACAGTCTAAAGAATCCACAGGGTTGGGTCGAATTACTTTGAAATGTAGTCAGTTACCGAATACAAATTACATGGCAATTTTCATAATTAGTAACATAATCCATTGGATTACAAAAATGTAATCTAATCGGAACACTTTTGGATTACTTCAAATCAAACATTGAAAATATTGTAATTTATGCTAAAAAATGGATGCAACCACAAAAATGTGAGCCCCACAAATGTTATTTTTTCTCTTCAAACATCTCAAAACATTTTCAGTCCAAATAAAATGCATTTCGCATTTTCAGCAGTCAGATCAAACCCTTTTTTAGCCTACTAGGAGAAGACTTCAGTTTAACcgtcgcggttttcatgatataaagtgAACAAAAgcgaatgactttcattcattcattgttgTTTGAGATGTGACGCCATTGGTGTGTAGATACTGCATTTCATGTCGACCTCTGAGCAACTGTCAGTCTTTGCACTAGTTCTGGCCCCACTGGTCTTGGGGTTAGGCTCACCACTTTAAAGACTTGGACTTGACTTGAatggtggtcttgactacaaggctaAAACTTACAGATCGCTCATTGACGTCAACAGAAAAGTAAATTGTATTACATTACGTGTTGCATATTACAATTACAAATTCCAATCTGAGTGAATGAGACTTTTTTTAACAGACGTATGGACTCATGAACGCAGAGTGGGCTCTACTGACTACAGCCCATCGTGGACACCACGATCGACAGGATATGAAAAATGAATGCAGATGGTGTGTTAACATCCACCCTTACCTTTGTCCTGGACCAATACAATGCCTGCCGGTGGAAGTGGTCTCGCCAGTCCTGGGCTGAAGTCTCCTATACTGCTGTTGTCTGGCTTTAAACGTGGGTCAGGATCGGAGGAAGGGAGTCCAAAGGGTCCAAAGTGTTTATGTGTCCTTATATAGTCGATCTGCCAGGCCCCAATCAACAGCTGTTTCTCCAGGTCCTGAATACTTCGCCTGAGCCCCGCAAGCTCCGGCTCACAGAAGAACAGCGACTTGAACGAAAGGAAATCCAGTTCAAGAGATGAAGCGGTGAAGGCATGAAAGGATATTTCTATCTGTATCTATAGAGCATAGGGCTTTGCAATAATTCAACACTTATCATCACCATTTTAACGGTACTGTAtcgggatgaaatttggatatcgTCATACCGTGATAAACAAATAAGTAATAATGAGAATACATTACCTACAGTGCCTCTcaaaatgaggtgtgaaatatttgagggagcatTATTTGAAACCTAATTCtgctttgatattatactttacgttACCAAAACACTTCAATGTGATGACCCTCAGCTGGTTTCTCAGATATGGTATTTCACATATGTAAGCAGACATTGCAATATATGTTAACGTCATGAAAAACTCCACTTAAATATCGTGATAATGACATTTTTCATATTGCCCAGCAATAATGGGGGCTATTGGCATCGTCCCACATTCCTCTCGGGAACAGGTGTCAGtcttaaaaaaaaagtcctctGGATAGGCACAGGTACAGCTTATAGGTGCATTTCAGGTATTGCATGTACTGAATCTAAGGAAAAACAGAAAACTTACGAATGACTGCAGAGGCGAGGCCGTCACTGGGCACAGCAGTGCCAGCAGAAGCAGCAGTGACATGGCTGTTATGAAGGGCAATCTGCTGTGGTGGTCTGAAAGCATAGATAACACATTAGATATGGATCATAGCAAATAACACACTTTCAAAATGTTTTGCTGTTTTAACCAAAAATAACGAAAATCCAAATGAGCTTCGAGGgaaggaagaaaagaagaagaaaaaaatccctgCAGCACAAAACCCACCTTCATTTCACACGTCCACCTGTTTTGTTTTCCCCCATTTCCAGGTTCAGCCTGTCCTTTTCCAGTAAAATGGTGGGTATTATTTATAGGCTGGCTATGCATGGTCCACATTAAAGCCAGGATAAGgttgacccccccctcctcccccccaaaaactGAACTCAGATCGGTTTTTGGAGCGCTCTAACTCTTTAAAGCAGGGCGGGAGCTCGGGGGGAGAAGCTGACCCCGGAGCAGCAGATATGATGGACTTTCCGCTGGTCAGATGCCCAGAGATTCCTCACATACCAGCAGGGTTTGATAgatcttctgttttgttttggtaAAACACTGATGAAAGTTGACTCGTGTGCGTGTCAACAGCGGATTCAGCCGTCCCAGATGAGACGCGCCGAACCAGATGTGAGACTAGCGGTTCGGCAGCTGGAACGGGACGAAAACGTTCGCTACTTGgacgcgcgcggggggggggggacgacgggAAACAATgtaacgagagagagaaagagggggaaaaaagctcgAGCGTTTATTTTCTGCGCGAGGTCAGGAAGTCGGAAACCGCTACGTCTGcagaatggaggaggaggaggaggagatacaGCCGGTTAACCTTTGAACCGAGCGCCTCTGGTCCCTCCGGCGTCCTCACGAGAAGTCACAAGACAAAACCTCAAAGTACCTCGAATGTCAGACATCCGATGTGGGAAACGCGGTGCGGGTCGGAGGGTAAACGGCGTCACAGGTTTGGGAGCTTCGGGCGCAACGCACAACGGAGACGCACGCGCCGAGGAAGGGGACGTCTCGATATCCCGCAGACGAGCCCGGCTGCAAACGAGAGAGGTTCGCGCTGTTTGGGTCCGCACTTTTTCGTTGGGAGTTATCCACCACCAGTTTgctttctcccccccccaccagtttgctttctctctcccccccccccaccactttgctttctctctctctctcccccccaccagtttgctttctttctctctctccccccccccccgttccttcATCCCTTCATACTTCTGGACTTGCATCGTCTCAACAGCAACAGAGTCTCGTCAGAATTTGTGCTGTTTGGGGtgcttggttttttttctttctttttcttcttcttcttcttcttcttttccaaaGAGGGACCGTGTGCATGACCAAGCGACATCTCCGGACGTCTTCATCGGTGCAGGGCAGGACTCGTCCTTGTTTTCAGGGCTGCAACCGTTTGCAGAGCTTTGCAGGGAGGCTCTCTTTTACACTCCTTACAGGCCCAATCTGTGACTAGATTTGACCATCTAGAATTGATGTTTATTCACAAACACAGTGGAAGAGTTGGATTTACAGATTGAAAACGACTCTTTTGCGCCTTCCTCATAATTGCAAATATGGGTCTGTTTTACGCCGATCTTTACAGCCGTTGGtgatgtgaacaaaccttttGCGTGAGAAACTCAGGTTGAGTTGTTGTTTGGagttaagagacctgtcaatcaatctgtgagtgacagcagcttccagtcctgtgttgtgtgttttggtGGTGGGGCGGCCTTTGGTTCACACCTGAATTCAGGATTGTACCTTTTTTAAatccaggaagaagaagaagttgagaACAAAGCGAGGACAGGAGCCAGACACACGAGTCATGTCCGTTGTCCATTTCAATCCCGGGTCAGATTCCACGGATGTTAATGGGTGAGTAAAACACCACCGGCATGCCTATAAACAGGCCCGAGGCAGTCAACCTTTACTCTGTGCTTTTATATGAACACCGCAGCGCGATGTTATCTGCTGAGCGGCACTGCTACGATCTGCTGCTGTGTTGTATGGGAGGGCAGCtggaggttttttttaaaatcttttttgtttttaatctgaAGAAATAATCCCTTAGGTGTTTCCGTACAACTCAACATTTTTGCATCTTGTCtactttttgtattttttttgtcttAAGTTTGACTTTCAACATTCTTCTTGTTCATCCCCAACCCAACCTCCACTACATTCTATcaatcaatctgtctgtctgcctgcctgcctgcctgcctgtctgtctgtctgcctgcctgcctgcctgcctgtctttctgtctgcctgcctgtctgcctgcctgtctgtgcctGCCTGgaagtctgcctgcctgtctgtctgtctgcctgcctgtctgtctgcctgcctggaaGTCTGCCTGCCTGgaagtctgcctgcctgcctgcctgtctgtctgtctgtctgcctgtctgcctgcctgcctgcctgtctgtctgtctgtctgtcctgtttaCCTGTATTtctgcactgtctgtgtgtttttatatGTATCTGTTTGTTTTTCACTAGGTTTGTTTATCTGTCCACTTTTCAGGAAGATTGATAAGATGGAGGATGCTAAAGTTGAGATTGATGATGGGAAGGATGAAAGTCTGGAGGCAGACACGCCGTGCCAGTAAGTTCATGCCGTCCGAGAGGGTGGCTTGACCTTTCTCTTGAATTCCTGTtgaagggcggcacggtgacccGCTGGTTAGCACTGccacctcacagccagaaggtcctgggttcgaaccccaggccgtcccgggtcctttctgtgtggagtttgcatgttctccccctgtctgcgtgggtttcctccgggtgctccggtttccccccaccatcaaaaagacatgcatgttagggttaatactcctgcctgggcccctgagcaaggcagtggaaagaagaactggagttggtccccgggtgctgcagctgcccactgctcctataggatgggttaaatgcagaggacacattcgTTGTGACCTATAATGGTGCTAAAGAAAAGCTGCTgactctccatctccccctttttcctctGTAGCAAAATCCGGACGAAGATAACACCTTTTGTAATGTCCTTTGGCTttcggtgagtgtgtgtgtgtgtgtgtgtgtgtgtatgtgtgtgtgagagacacgaTGGCGGCCGCACTGACTTCTGTCTGCTGTGATGTAGCGTGTTTGGTGTGGTACTGATCCTGGTGGACGTCGTGCTGGTGATTGTCGACCTGTCGCTGCCAGCCAAGAGCAGAGAGGTGGGAAACGCCTTAGAGGCCGTGTCCCTGATcatctccttcttcttcctcatcgacGTCCTCCTCCGTGTCTACGTGGAAGGGTGAGCGAGCGAAGAATGCCTTTtagagggaacgagagagagagagagagagagagagagagagagagagagagagagagaatgagtgtgaAAAAGTGACACAAACCTTGTCATGAGCTGAGTCGGCAGAAAGAACTGTTGAGATTCTGATTAGCTGTTAAATAGGAAGTAACGAGAAGGAAGTTGGACAGGAAGCGTATGGGCATGCACCGGGCTGACCTGTGTCCGAACCCATGTACTAGCATACTGCATACCAAAATAGCAATTAAGTGTACTGTTATCAAAAGACTGTTTTGACTGTGTAGTTTACTCAGACAGTTTGTCAGACCTCCATTTCATCCTGTTTGCAAAAAATCCACTTGTCTCCGATTTGGTCACCGAGCTGCATCGACAGCAAAGCACAAGGACAGTAAATGCAATGCTGGCTGCCACAGAGCCAGGTGTGTGGCTTGCTAGTTCCCATAAGGAGgtgctgggttcaaaccccggggttgtccaaccttgggggggggtcaccccaggtcgtcctctgtgtggagtttgcatgttctcccccgagtctgcggcgggttttctctgggtgctccggtttccccccaccattagaaagacatgcatgtcagggttaatactcctgtctgtgcccctgagcaaggcaacggaaagaagaaccggagttggtccccaggggctgcagctgcccactgctcctagctacacagctaggatggggtaaatgcagagcgtaGTTTCCCTacaggggatcaataaagtatctcaaaaaaaagaaaagaaaaaagtggtgGGCAAAATGAGTGAATGAGTCATGCTTGAATGACTCATTTTCGAGTGCGATACGAATCGAGTCTCGTGTGGTAGGCACTGAATGATTCCTACCGATTCGTATGTGTTGACTCGACTTGTGCTGCTGCAGCTGACGATATGGcagatcaaccaatcaatcaatcaagctgcattttcaaACATTGATAAACATCAAGTCCGAATATGACATCAGATCAGCTTTCCATTTCAGCACTGAGTGATTTGAACTGACAAAAAATAGTACTTCAAGTCGCCAGTTCAAAAAATGGGGTACAAAAATCCGCATTACACACAGTGTAAACACACTACAAGTTCATTTAACGTCACTGTTAGTAGGACGAGTGAGTTCTGGACACAGATCTGTGGGGAATGATACACTTGGTTATCCTCATTTGTCACCAACTAACTACACtacacttgtgttttgttttttttctcatgaAATTACCCTCAATTCACAAGACATGTACTTCTGGTTGCGTACCTTCTCTGTCCATCAACGAAGTGGTGTGTTTGTCACGGCCATGTTCCAGGTTCAAGGTGTACTTCAGGTCCAAGCTAAACATCATGGATGCCTGTATCGTGGTCGTCACTCTGGTCGTCAC from Lampris incognitus isolate fLamInc1 chromosome 8, fLamInc1.hap2, whole genome shotgun sequence encodes the following:
- the fgl1b gene encoding fibrinogen like 1B isoform X1, whose protein sequence is MLSDHHSRLPFITAMSLLLLLALLCPVTASPLQSFSLFFCEPELAGLRRSIQDLEKQLLIGAWQIDYIRTHKHFGPFGLPSSDPDPRLKPDNSSIGDFSPGLARPLPPAGIVLVQDKDCSELYDRLRPPSGFYRIRPKLDQEPFLVYCDMEDGGGWTVFQRRRHGRVDFNRDWVDYKDGFGDFKLWNDEFWLGNEHIHTLLSEGKNLVKIELMDWKGERSHAFYENFRISDEEDGYRLQYELYSGRAGDALTGGRGMTHQWSACLNGMQFSTKDQDNDRFLQGSCAQENKAGWWFNRCHAANLNGKFYRGGEYIGTHDNGVVWGTWKGLWYSLRHSTMKVRPLVFLDSVGSGAGENE
- the fgl1b gene encoding fibrinogen like 1B isoform X2, with translation MSLLLLLALLCPVTASPLQSFSLFFCEPELAGLRRSIQDLEKQLLIGAWQIDYIRTHKHFGPFGLPSSDPDPRLKPDNSSIGDFSPGLARPLPPAGIVLVQDKDCSELYDRLRPPSGFYRIRPKLDQEPFLVYCDMEDGGGWTVFQRRRHGRVDFNRDWVDYKDGFGDFKLWNDEFWLGNEHIHTLLSEGKNLVKIELMDWKGERSHAFYENFRISDEEDGYRLQYELYSGRAGDALTGGRGMTHQWSACLNGMQFSTKDQDNDRFLQGSCAQENKAGWWFNRCHAANLNGKFYRGGEYIGTHDNGVVWGTWKGLWYSLRHSTMKVRPLVFLDSVGSGAGENE